In Prinia subflava isolate CZ2003 ecotype Zambia chromosome 8, Cam_Psub_1.2, whole genome shotgun sequence, the genomic window AAAATTCATCACATTGCACAGCTGAAGCTCGCCCTGGGGAATAGGTTAGTCTGGGAGGAAACATCCAATTAGCTGAAAAATGCTACTCATGTGAAGGATAACAAGCAGAAATTGATATGTTGACATCAGTCAGGCTTTCAGCTTTAATATAAAGCTATAAATTGGACATGCAGGTACAATTCCCATCCAGCTGTGTCTCTGGGTGTTACAGCACCCCATAATGAACAATGTACCTGCAGGTTTTCCTGGCTGATGGGGCGTGACTGGCAACCACAGTGCTGTACAAATTCATTGTACAGTGAAGCAGGGAATAAATCTGATCTCCTCCCTCAAATCAATATAAGTGGAACTGCAAAGGGAGCGTACACAAGGCAACGTGAAATCTGTTCTAATTAAATTGACCTTGCAATTGATAGTGAAGCCAGTCCTGTGTTAGGATTTCCCTGCTATACAACAAGAACTACTGTAAACTGCAACCAGGAGctgataaaaacaaacaaaggtaAAACCCTGACATGTTCATGATCAGAAAAGAAGGCTGGGAATGCCCAAGAACTATCACAGTATTTATGGTGTCTCTAATGTCTTAAATAGTTGATGTAGCTATAAAATCCAGGCTTGTAGAAGTTGACCATTTTCCACACATGTTGTGTCTTGTTTGCTGGTAAATGTGTTCAGGCTTGACTGTGATCTGATGGGTTTCAGAGCAAATGTCGGTAGGGCAGCAGTCATGCCAGCTGGTTTCCATTCCCTTTCATTCTTTTTGGGGCTTCCAACAGGGACAACATGAGCATACCCCTAATCTTCCAGTGCCTAAATATTATGAACAAGTAATACCAGAACAAGTGGTGCAGGTGATTATACAGAGCCTGAAATGGCTGCTCAGGGGAGTCTCATGTGGAGTCTGGATAACTTAATCATGAGTCAGTCCTGCAAAATCCTTCTGTGTCCCAGAATCGAGTGCAGATTTGAAACTTTGCTTTCTCATGATGTTCTTTAGAGGAACTTCTTTCCAGcaagctgtgctgtgctggagcagcaggtcaGCTGGGATCACCAGAGGTTCTCCTTGCTGCCAAGAGAGTTAACTTCTCTGCAAGTCATGAAGTGCAACTACAGATCCAAGCTAGCTGCTGGAGAGGAATGTTTGATAGTCACTGCTTTTGTGTCTTTTATTAGCAGGAGTTTTGTGCAGTCCTTCCAGGGATGCCACCACACAGAAGTACTGGTTTGCTTCACAGGCAGCTTAAGTAATAGTGAAAATTCTTATGCTAAACCAGTTAACAGGACTCCAGTTCTGATCTCAAAAGAGCCTCCTGCTCTCTTGCACACATTCTGCTGCTTAAGCTTTATTTGATTTAAGTAAAAATAGCTTTAGAGACCTGCTGTGTGATAGCCCTTGTTTTGGGAAGGAGACTCCTGAGTTACTGAGCACACCCATAAACCAGTAGCTGTCCACTTCTGCTGGGTGTATCACTAAGTTATTACCTCTCAAGGGAAAATTTTGAGTATATAAATAACTTAAAAGTTATTTATCTGGGCATACTTGTAATAAGAACAAACGTAAACTGTTCTGAGAATAGAAGGCAGATATTTTAACTATGGGCTAACTTAGAGCTATAAAGTAGCTTGTGTGCTTCCCATGGTGGGTAGTGAAACCTGGCTGGCCACTGGCCAGAGGAGCTGCttggtttggcttttctttGCACGCCTGAAGTTGAAACTTCCTGCACTGCAGCCGCAAGGGAGGAGTGGCAGTGGAGGGTGTGATGGTGGGTTATAGCAGGCTCTTagctgcctcccagccccaCGTGGCACCTAATGAGCTccttctgctgtgtgctggcttTGGGGCAGTTCCTGTGGCTCGTGCTGGCAAGGAGAGACACGTTCTGTGAGGAAACCACAGTCTCAGAAGGGCTGCAGCACGGGCGGCGCGTGCGTCCTGCGGGGTGACAGCAGTGATCCATCTGGGCTGCCATTCCAAAAATCTCTGGAGTGTGTACTTGACCTTAGGTGTTCTTCCTGAATCAAGATGCTTTCCTGGCCGAAAGCCTTGAGAAGAGGAAAGCCAACAGGTGTTGACAAACTCTTTGTTCTTCTGCAGGTGGCCATGGTGGAGGTGCAGCTGGAGGTGCAGTACAAGTACCCCCAGATGCTGCTGATCGCCTTCAGCGCCTGCACCACGGTGCTGGTGGCCGTTCACCTCTTCGCCCTGCTCATCAGCACCTGCATCCTGCCCAACGTGGAGGCCGTCAGCAACATCCACAACCTCAACTCCATCAGCGAGTCCCCGCACGAGCGCATGCACCCCTACATCGAGCTGGCCTGGGGCTTCTCCACCGTCCTGGGCATCCTCCTTTTCCTTGCCGAAGTCGTGCTCCTGTGCTGGATAAAATTCCTGCCTGTGGGCTCCATCCTGAAAAACGAGACCACCAACGTGGAGAAGCCCAGCAGCCACGCGGGGTGGCAGTCAGCACTGGTGTCCACCATCATCATGGTCCCCGTGGGGCTGATTTTTGTCGTCTTCACCATCCACTTCTACCGCTCCTTGGTGCGGCACAAAACAGAGCGGCACAACCGGGAGATCGAGGAGCTCCACAAACTGAAAGTGCAGCTGGATGGGCATGACAGAG contains:
- the ORAI2 gene encoding protein orai-2, which codes for MSSELNVPVDPSTPACCSEPGTKGMDYRDWVRRSYLELVTSNHHSVQALSWRKLYLSRAKLKASSRTSALLSGFAMVAMVEVQLEVQYKYPQMLLIAFSACTTVLVAVHLFALLISTCILPNVEAVSNIHNLNSISESPHERMHPYIELAWGFSTVLGILLFLAEVVLLCWIKFLPVGSILKNETTNVEKPSSHAGWQSALVSTIIMVPVGLIFVVFTIHFYRSLVRHKTERHNREIEELHKLKVQLDGHDRGMQVV